One region of Mesobacillus boroniphilus genomic DNA includes:
- the dnaG gene encoding DNA primase, with translation MAERIAEEKVNEIRQAVEIVDVIGDYVQLKKQGRNYFGLCPFHGENSPSFSVSPDKQIYHCFGCGAGGNVFSFLMDIDGLSFQEAAVKLAERAKIELKLEGPAAGKNTQLPEGSKQMIEAHELLRKFYHHLLVNTKEGQDALEYLLNRGFTQESIDRFQIGYALPSWDFAVKLLEKRGFSLNLISKAGLVIQRENDETYFDRFRNRIMFPILDHQGNTIAFSGRALGGEEPKYLNSPETQIFNKSKILYNFHLARGSIRKQQQAVLFEGFADVISANRAGVENGVATMGTSLTEEHISLLKRNVQAVTICYDSDKAGIEAAFRASNMLSKAGLPVRVATMPDGMDPDDFIKVHGEEKFRNDIIGSSATLMAFKLIYYRRGKNLQNEGDRLQYIEEVLKEISTLDKAVEKDLYLRQLANEFSLSLDALVQQINQLAQASGPKRQNQPRAESRPASYARKSELKPAYHTAERRMIFHMMRDADVAYKVQEMLAGSTLNIDEHQAIITYLFAYYEKGHDPDPSAFLNYLQDNKLKRVVADIEMMPLNEEINDQELSDYIKQVLNYQKMLKIKEKMAEQKQAERQNDFLRAAAIATEIIQLRKTL, from the coding sequence ATGGCAGAGAGAATTGCCGAGGAAAAAGTAAATGAAATCCGGCAGGCGGTTGAAATAGTCGATGTCATTGGTGATTATGTCCAATTGAAAAAACAAGGTCGGAATTATTTTGGGCTTTGTCCATTTCATGGGGAAAACTCTCCATCATTTTCAGTTTCACCTGATAAGCAGATTTATCACTGCTTTGGTTGTGGTGCCGGCGGGAATGTATTTTCATTCCTGATGGATATTGATGGCCTGTCGTTTCAAGAAGCTGCAGTAAAGCTCGCGGAAAGGGCGAAAATTGAACTAAAGCTGGAAGGACCGGCTGCGGGCAAAAATACACAACTGCCTGAAGGCTCGAAACAAATGATCGAAGCGCATGAACTATTGCGTAAATTCTATCACCATTTGCTTGTAAACACAAAAGAGGGTCAAGATGCCCTGGAATATCTTCTTAACAGGGGATTTACCCAAGAATCCATTGACCGCTTCCAAATAGGCTATGCACTGCCTTCATGGGACTTTGCAGTTAAACTGCTTGAAAAACGGGGGTTTTCGCTGAATCTTATTTCGAAAGCAGGGCTGGTCATCCAGCGGGAAAACGATGAAACATACTTTGACAGGTTCAGGAACAGGATAATGTTCCCAATCCTCGACCATCAGGGAAATACGATTGCGTTTTCAGGGCGGGCACTAGGGGGCGAAGAACCCAAATATCTAAATAGTCCCGAAACGCAAATCTTCAACAAAAGTAAAATTTTATATAATTTCCACCTTGCGCGTGGCTCGATCCGTAAGCAGCAGCAAGCTGTTCTTTTCGAAGGCTTCGCCGATGTTATTTCCGCTAACCGTGCAGGAGTAGAAAACGGGGTCGCCACGATGGGGACATCGTTGACTGAAGAACATATTTCCTTGCTGAAAAGAAATGTTCAAGCTGTAACGATTTGTTACGACTCGGACAAAGCCGGTATAGAAGCGGCATTCAGGGCGTCAAACATGCTGTCAAAAGCAGGATTACCTGTCAGGGTTGCAACAATGCCGGATGGGATGGATCCTGATGACTTCATAAAGGTGCATGGTGAGGAAAAATTCAGGAACGATATTATTGGCTCCAGCGCCACTTTGATGGCATTTAAATTAATATATTATCGCCGAGGGAAAAACCTTCAGAATGAAGGAGATCGCCTCCAATATATCGAAGAAGTACTTAAAGAAATCAGTACACTCGATAAAGCAGTAGAAAAAGACCTGTACTTGAGGCAGCTTGCGAATGAATTTTCGCTATCTCTTGATGCATTAGTCCAACAAATCAATCAGTTGGCTCAGGCATCGGGCCCGAAAAGGCAAAATCAGCCGCGAGCGGAATCAAGACCTGCAAGCTATGCCAGGAAATCAGAACTCAAGCCTGCATACCACACTGCGGAAAGGCGAATGATCTTTCATATGATGAGAGACGCCGACGTTGCATATAAGGTGCAGGAAATGCTTGCAGGAAGTACATTGAACATTGATGAACATCAGGCTATTATTACTTATTTATTTGCATACTATGAAAAAGGACATGATCCTGACCCAAGCGCGTTCTTAAATTATCTCCAGGATAATAAGCTAAAAAGGGTCGTTGCTGATATAGAGATGATGCCTCTTAACGAGGAGATCAATGACCAGGAATTATCTGATTATATCAAGCAGGTCTTGAATTATCAAAAAATGTTAAAAATAAAGGAAAAAATGGCAGAACAAAAACAGGCAGAACGACAAAACGACTTCTTGCGCGCTGCGGCTATCGCAACGGAAATTATCCAATTGCGCAAGACCTTATAA
- a CDS encoding YaiI/YqxD family protein: MNSQTLFVDADSCPVIKEIVEIASKFSIEAVFVASYAHMKNDLQGQNWVFVDSHKEAVDLYLMNHVKKGDFAVTQDIGLASTLIAKGVYAISPRGNLFEEKDIQTALDLRYLSARARRQGSYGKGPKPFTEKDREKFIKELSMLLSNFKICSRNHN, encoded by the coding sequence ATCAACAGTCAGACCCTTTTTGTTGATGCAGACTCTTGCCCGGTCATTAAGGAAATTGTCGAAATCGCTTCGAAGTTTTCCATCGAAGCTGTTTTTGTGGCTTCATATGCCCATATGAAGAACGACCTTCAAGGACAGAACTGGGTATTTGTCGATTCTCATAAGGAGGCTGTAGACCTTTATTTAATGAATCACGTTAAGAAAGGTGATTTTGCGGTGACGCAGGACATTGGTCTTGCATCTACCCTCATTGCGAAAGGGGTTTATGCCATCTCTCCAAGGGGAAATTTATTTGAAGAAAAGGATATTCAGACTGCCCTTGACTTAAGGTATCTTTCTGCCAGGGCAAGAAGGCAGGGATCCTATGGTAAGGGACCCAAACCCTTTACTGAAAAAGACAGGGAAAAGTTTATAAAGGAATTGAGCATGCTTTTGTCGAATTTTAAGATATGTTCAAGGAATCACAACTAA
- a CDS encoding pyruvate, water dikinase regulatory protein: MNKTPIIYVVSDSVGETAELVTKAAVSQFEHLDVSLKRFPYVEDKVHIDEVISLAKHDGGMIAYTLVKPDISEYLQESATKEGIYACDIIGPLMQQIQRLSGETPLYEPGLVRKLDEDYFKKVEAIEFAVKYDDGRDPRGILKADIVLVGVSRTSKTPLSQYLAHKRYKVANVPLVPEVDPPEELFLVPKEKCFGLRITPDKLNQIRRERLISLGLNDQAIYANIERIKEEIEYFDGIVERIGCPVIDVTNKAVEETANVILNMVRNKKMDE; encoded by the coding sequence ATGAATAAAACACCTATTATTTATGTGGTTTCTGACTCTGTCGGTGAGACAGCAGAGCTAGTCACGAAGGCTGCCGTCAGCCAATTCGAACATTTGGATGTTTCACTAAAAAGGTTCCCTTATGTAGAGGATAAAGTACATATTGACGAAGTCATTTCACTTGCTAAGCATGATGGAGGGATGATTGCCTATACGCTGGTCAAGCCCGATATTAGCGAATATCTTCAAGAATCTGCCACTAAAGAAGGGATATATGCCTGTGACATCATCGGGCCGCTTATGCAGCAAATCCAGCGCCTAAGTGGTGAAACTCCGTTATACGAACCTGGTCTTGTCCGTAAACTTGACGAAGATTACTTCAAAAAAGTTGAAGCAATCGAATTCGCAGTAAAATACGATGATGGCCGCGATCCAAGAGGTATTTTGAAAGCCGATATTGTCCTAGTAGGAGTCTCGAGAACATCCAAGACACCATTATCACAATACCTCGCCCATAAGCGCTACAAAGTTGCGAATGTACCACTTGTGCCAGAAGTCGACCCTCCAGAGGAATTATTCCTTGTTCCAAAGGAAAAATGCTTTGGCCTTAGGATTACTCCGGATAAATTGAACCAAATCCGCCGTGAGAGGTTAATATCACTTGGTTTGAACGATCAAGCAATATATGCAAATATCGAAAGAATCAAGGAAGAGATAGAATATTTTGATGGGATCGTTGAAAGAATAGGATGTCCTGTAATCGATGTAACAAACAAAGCAGTTGAAGAAACTGCAAATGTCATTCTTAATATGGTCCGAAATAAAAAAATGGACGAATAG
- a CDS encoding CBS domain-containing protein: MRTIELNKRQEHILQIVKDNGPITGEHIAEKLNLTRATLRPDLAILTMSGYLDARPRVGYFYTGKSGNQLLSENLKKILVRDYQSIPVVVPENVSVYDAIVTMFLEDVGTLFVVDKASRLVGVLSRKDLLRASIGNQELTTLPVNIIMTRMPNITVCRRDDLLIDAAKELIEKQIDALPIIKDTDDGYELVGRLTKTNITKAFVALAEE; this comes from the coding sequence GTGAGGACAATCGAACTGAATAAACGCCAGGAGCATATTCTGCAAATCGTAAAGGATAACGGACCGATCACTGGGGAGCATATTGCCGAAAAGTTAAATCTGACAAGGGCTACCCTAAGGCCCGACCTTGCCATCCTGACGATGTCGGGGTATTTGGATGCCAGACCTCGTGTAGGATATTTCTATACAGGCAAATCTGGAAATCAGCTGCTTTCGGAGAATCTAAAAAAAATTCTCGTCAGGGATTACCAGTCCATCCCTGTAGTCGTACCTGAAAATGTATCTGTCTACGATGCGATCGTTACGATGTTCCTTGAAGATGTAGGCACTTTATTTGTGGTCGATAAAGCTTCAAGGCTAGTAGGTGTCCTTTCTCGCAAGGATTTGTTAAGAGCAAGCATTGGGAATCAGGAGCTTACTACTTTGCCGGTTAATATCATCATGACAAGAATGCCAAATATTACAGTGTGCCGTCGGGATGACCTGCTTATTGATGCTGCCAAGGAATTAATTGAAAAGCAGATTGATGCCCTTCCGATCATCAAAGATACAGATGATGGGTACGAGTTGGTAGGAAGATTGACCAAGACAAACATTACAAAGGCTTTTGTGGCCTTGGCAGAGGAATAA
- the glyS gene encoding glycine--tRNA ligase subunit beta: MTKRNLLLEIGLEEMPARFITDTINQLASKVENWLKTNNIGFEAIKLYSTPRRLALLVMNVDERQEDSEEEAKGPAKKIALAADGEWSKAAVGFTRGQGLTVEDIYFKEINGVEYAHVKKFIKGKDTFELLVELKAIISGLTFPKNMRWADLELRYVRPIKWLVTMFGNEVVPFEIAGVQTGNVTRGHRFLAEGEIHLTAPQEYEEALLGQYVVADAQKRKDAITSQLEKIEEENGWIVPVDEDLLEEVNNLVEYPTALYGRFEEEFLEIPSEVLITSMKEHQRYFPVKSKSGDLLPLFITVRNGDHLHIEKVARGNEKVLRARLADAAFFYKEDQRMQIDAALEKLKNVVYHEDIGTIAEKSERVRKLAGLIADRMEFSPDVIKFADRAAQISKFDLVSQMVYEFPELQGIMGEKYALQKGESPEVAAAINEHYMPRNAEDSIPASPAGALVAIADKLDTIVTFFSLGIIPSGSQDPYALRRQATGIVQTLIEKKWNITLENLVGLSLNLVSEAGITKRTDEEVYHDLIQFFKLRVKHLLQERGIRYDLIDAVLGGEFGIVSGLIEKAEALQAASSNEGFKESMEALSRVLNIASKKDVLGDIDPERFENEYEQRLYEKYLELGKKAEDGMDAASYYQLLVDIKPEINDYFEHTMVMSDNQDVRENRLNQMAALATLIMKLAKVNDIVVK, translated from the coding sequence ATGACTAAACGGAATTTATTGCTTGAAATCGGTTTGGAAGAAATGCCTGCAAGATTTATTACTGACACCATAAACCAGCTGGCTTCCAAGGTGGAGAATTGGCTAAAAACGAATAATATTGGTTTTGAAGCAATCAAGCTTTATTCAACACCGCGCAGGCTTGCGTTACTTGTCATGAATGTTGATGAACGCCAGGAAGACAGCGAGGAAGAAGCAAAAGGCCCTGCTAAAAAAATAGCTCTTGCTGCGGACGGAGAATGGTCTAAAGCAGCGGTTGGCTTTACACGCGGCCAGGGGTTGACCGTTGAGGATATATATTTTAAAGAGATTAACGGTGTTGAATATGCTCATGTAAAGAAATTTATAAAAGGAAAGGATACTTTTGAGCTGCTTGTTGAATTGAAAGCTATCATTTCTGGATTGACCTTCCCGAAAAACATGCGCTGGGCCGACCTCGAGCTTCGTTATGTTCGACCAATCAAATGGCTTGTTACAATGTTCGGAAATGAAGTCGTTCCATTTGAAATCGCTGGTGTCCAAACTGGCAACGTAACAAGAGGCCATCGATTCCTTGCAGAAGGTGAAATCCACTTAACCGCTCCTCAGGAATATGAAGAAGCATTGTTAGGACAATATGTTGTTGCTGACGCGCAAAAGCGTAAGGACGCCATTACTTCTCAGCTTGAAAAAATTGAGGAGGAAAACGGCTGGATAGTCCCTGTTGATGAAGACTTGCTGGAAGAAGTCAATAACCTGGTTGAATATCCAACTGCGTTATATGGCCGTTTCGAAGAGGAATTCCTGGAAATCCCTAGCGAAGTCCTAATCACTTCCATGAAAGAGCACCAAAGATACTTTCCGGTGAAATCCAAGAGCGGAGACCTGCTGCCTCTTTTCATCACAGTAAGGAACGGTGACCACCTCCATATTGAAAAGGTTGCCCGTGGAAACGAAAAAGTTCTAAGAGCTCGACTGGCGGATGCAGCATTTTTCTATAAAGAAGATCAAAGAATGCAGATTGATGCAGCATTGGAAAAATTGAAGAATGTTGTATACCACGAGGATATCGGAACAATTGCTGAAAAATCAGAAAGAGTACGCAAGCTTGCAGGCTTGATTGCTGATAGAATGGAGTTTTCGCCTGATGTTATCAAATTTGCTGATCGGGCGGCCCAAATCAGTAAATTCGATTTGGTTTCACAGATGGTATACGAGTTCCCGGAACTACAAGGGATTATGGGTGAAAAGTACGCTTTGCAAAAAGGTGAAAGCCCAGAGGTTGCAGCTGCAATTAATGAGCATTACATGCCTCGTAACGCGGAAGATTCAATACCTGCATCTCCAGCAGGAGCATTGGTTGCTATAGCCGATAAACTCGATACTATTGTTACGTTCTTCTCGCTTGGCATCATTCCTAGTGGTTCTCAAGATCCTTATGCATTGAGAAGACAGGCGACGGGGATCGTGCAGACCCTTATTGAAAAGAAATGGAATATCACACTTGAAAATCTTGTCGGCCTTTCACTTAACCTTGTATCAGAAGCAGGAATTACAAAGCGCACTGACGAAGAAGTTTACCATGACCTAATCCAATTCTTTAAATTGAGAGTCAAGCACTTGTTGCAGGAGAGAGGAATCCGCTACGATTTGATAGATGCAGTACTTGGCGGAGAGTTCGGTATTGTATCTGGACTGATTGAAAAAGCAGAAGCACTCCAGGCTGCCAGCAGCAATGAAGGCTTTAAAGAAAGCATGGAAGCATTAAGCCGGGTTCTTAATATCGCAAGCAAGAAAGACGTACTTGGGGATATCGATCCAGAACGATTCGAAAATGAGTATGAACAAAGGCTATATGAAAAGTATCTGGAGCTAGGAAAGAAGGCTGAAGACGGAATGGATGCTGCTTCTTATTATCAGCTTTTAGTTGACATCAAACCAGAAATCAATGATTATTTTGAGCATACAATGGTCATGTCTGATAACCAGGATGTGCGTGAGAACCGGCTAAATCAAATGGCTGCACTGGCAACTCTGATCATGAAGCTTGCGAAAGTAAATGATATTGTCGTAAAGTAA
- the glyQ gene encoding glycine--tRNA ligase subunit alpha has protein sequence MNIQNMILTLQQHWSEQGCVLMQAYDTEKGAGTMSPYTFLRAIGPEPWNVAYVEPSRRPADGRYGENPNRLYQHHQFQVIMKPSPDNIQELYLDSLKALGIDPLEHDIRFVEDNWENPSLGCAGLGWEVWLDGMEITQFTYFQQVGGLDCKPVSVEITYGIERLASYIQDKENVFDLEWTNGFTVRDIFGQPEYEHSKYTFETSDKDMLFNLFNIYEKEANRQMDEGLVHPAYDYVLKCSHTFNILDARGAISVTERTGYIARIRNLAKKVAKTFYEEREKLGFPIIKRKEQVEND, from the coding sequence ATGAATATCCAAAATATGATTTTAACACTGCAACAACACTGGTCTGAACAAGGATGTGTCCTTATGCAGGCTTATGACACCGAAAAAGGTGCAGGAACAATGAGTCCATACACGTTCCTACGTGCAATTGGCCCGGAACCATGGAATGTCGCGTATGTTGAGCCGTCCCGCCGCCCGGCTGACGGTCGCTATGGAGAAAATCCAAACAGGCTTTATCAGCACCATCAATTCCAGGTAATCATGAAGCCTTCTCCAGACAATATTCAGGAACTCTATCTGGATTCATTGAAAGCTTTGGGTATTGATCCACTTGAACACGACATTCGTTTCGTAGAGGACAACTGGGAAAATCCATCCCTGGGATGCGCAGGCCTAGGTTGGGAAGTATGGCTGGATGGCATGGAAATCACGCAATTCACATATTTCCAACAGGTAGGCGGACTTGACTGCAAACCAGTTTCCGTAGAGATTACATACGGAATTGAACGACTAGCCTCTTATATCCAGGACAAAGAAAATGTCTTTGATCTTGAATGGACAAACGGTTTTACTGTAAGGGACATATTTGGACAGCCAGAATATGAGCATTCCAAATATACTTTCGAAACATCGGATAAAGACATGCTTTTCAACCTTTTCAATATTTATGAAAAAGAAGCAAATCGCCAAATGGATGAAGGGCTTGTCCACCCTGCATATGACTATGTCCTGAAGTGTTCTCACACTTTTAATATACTTGATGCACGTGGAGCGATTTCCGTAACTGAAAGGACCGGCTATATTGCCCGTATCCGAAATCTCGCCAAGAAAGTGGCAAAAACGTTCTATGAAGAAAGAGAAAAGTTAGGCTTCCCAATCATTAAACGGAAGGAGCAGGTGGAAAATGACTAA
- the recO gene encoding DNA repair protein RecO, with protein MLQKCEGIVIRTTNYGENNKIVTLYTREFGKVGVMARGAKKPNSRLSAVTQLFTYGQFLFQASSGLGSLQQGEMISSMRSIREDIFLTAHASYIVDLTDKVTEDKKSNPFMFELLLQTLNYMNEGYDMEILTFIYEMKMLNVQGLYPVLDKCANCGSTEGDFNFSIREGGLLCHRCFEIDPYRSKTSPGTVRLLRLFYLLDLSRLGNISVKPETKVELKKVISAYYDEYSGLYLKTRKFLDQMDSFRDQL; from the coding sequence ATGCTGCAGAAATGTGAAGGCATTGTCATTAGAACGACGAATTATGGCGAGAACAATAAAATTGTTACCTTATATACAAGGGAATTTGGAAAAGTTGGTGTGATGGCAAGAGGTGCTAAAAAGCCTAATAGCAGGCTTTCTGCTGTCACCCAGCTTTTTACTTATGGCCAGTTTCTATTCCAGGCAAGTTCAGGGCTGGGCAGCCTGCAGCAGGGAGAAATGATCTCTTCAATGAGGTCGATCCGAGAGGATATTTTCCTTACTGCTCATGCCAGCTATATTGTTGATTTGACTGATAAAGTGACTGAGGACAAGAAGTCGAACCCTTTCATGTTCGAATTGCTTCTCCAGACCCTTAATTATATGAATGAAGGCTATGATATGGAGATTCTCACTTTTATTTATGAGATGAAAATGCTGAATGTCCAGGGACTGTACCCCGTTTTGGACAAGTGTGCAAACTGTGGCAGTACGGAGGGGGATTTCAACTTTTCGATTAGAGAGGGCGGGCTTCTGTGCCATCGATGTTTCGAAATTGATCCTTACAGGAGCAAAACTTCACCCGGTACTGTGAGGCTGCTTCGATTATTTTATCTACTTGACCTAAGCCGTCTTGGCAATATATCAGTGAAGCCAGAGACAAAAGTCGAGCTGAAAAAAGTGATTTCCGCTTATTATGATGAATACTCAGGACTTTATTTAAAAACCAGGAAATTCCTTGATCAAATGGATTCATTCAGGGACCAACTGTAA
- a CDS encoding YqzL family protein: MLDFTWKVFSQTGNIDTYLLFKELEKDDQEIPGYQEEELAEIDFPIS, encoded by the coding sequence ATGTTGGATTTTACCTGGAAGGTGTTTTCTCAGACAGGTAACATTGACACATATCTTCTCTTTAAGGAATTGGAGAAAGACGATCAAGAAATACCCGGTTATCAGGAGGAAGAACTAGCAGAAATTGATTTTCCAATCTCATAG
- the era gene encoding GTPase Era, which translates to MNFNNQGNNNNSHKSGFISIIGRPNVGKSTFLNRVIGQKIAIMSDKPQTTRNKVQGVLTLDDSQLIFIDTPGIHKPKHRLGDFMMKVAQNTLKEVDLVLFMVNAQEGYGRGEEFIIEKLQNVKTPVFLVINKIDLIHPDELLKLIESYNEKFNFAEIVPISALEGNNVEKLLEQIKEKMPEGPQFYPADQVTDHPERFIVSELIREKALHLTREEIPHSLAVVIEKMERQPEKEMVHVMATIIVERDSQKGIIIGKQGSMLKEIGKRARHDIENLLGTKVFLELWVKVQKDWRNKATQLRDFGFREDEY; encoded by the coding sequence ATGAACTTTAATAATCAAGGCAATAACAACAATTCTCACAAATCAGGCTTTATCTCAATTATTGGAAGGCCTAATGTCGGAAAGTCGACCTTTCTTAACAGGGTAATCGGGCAAAAGATTGCGATAATGAGTGATAAGCCGCAAACGACCCGAAATAAGGTTCAGGGTGTCCTTACACTTGATGATTCACAGCTGATTTTCATAGACACTCCAGGGATCCATAAACCAAAACACCGTCTTGGCGATTTCATGATGAAGGTAGCACAGAATACTTTAAAAGAAGTCGATCTAGTATTGTTTATGGTCAATGCCCAGGAAGGATATGGACGCGGGGAAGAATTTATCATTGAGAAACTTCAAAATGTAAAAACACCAGTTTTCCTTGTCATCAATAAAATCGACTTAATCCATCCAGATGAATTGCTAAAATTAATCGAGTCTTACAATGAAAAGTTCAATTTCGCTGAAATTGTTCCGATATCTGCTCTTGAAGGAAACAATGTTGAAAAGCTCCTCGAGCAAATCAAGGAGAAAATGCCAGAAGGGCCACAGTTTTATCCCGCTGACCAGGTAACAGACCATCCTGAACGTTTTATTGTTTCTGAACTGATCAGGGAAAAAGCACTGCATCTGACGAGGGAAGAAATTCCTCATTCACTTGCTGTAGTAATTGAAAAAATGGAACGCCAGCCTGAAAAAGAAATGGTGCATGTCATGGCTACAATCATTGTTGAGAGGGACTCCCAGAAAGGCATCATAATTGGCAAGCAGGGCAGTATGCTGAAGGAAATTGGCAAAAGGGCACGTCATGATATCGAGAATTTGCTTGGTACGAAAGTGTTTCTCGAATTATGGGTAAAGGTACAAAAGGATTGGAGAAACAAAGCCACACAGCTTCGGGATTTTGGTTTCAGGGAAGATGAGTATTAA
- a CDS encoding diacylglycerol kinase family protein: protein MASSFKFGFEGIAAAAAKERNVQIHLTISVFVIFMGFVFSINKYEWIAIILAIGGMISMEMMNTAIERTVDMYTKEYHPLAKQAKDIAAGAVLVFAIASVMIGFIIFLPRIFAWFS from the coding sequence TTGGCTTCCTCATTCAAATTTGGTTTCGAGGGAATTGCAGCAGCGGCAGCAAAGGAAAGAAATGTGCAAATCCATCTGACCATTTCCGTTTTCGTCATTTTTATGGGGTTTGTTTTCTCAATCAACAAGTACGAATGGATAGCCATTATCCTAGCCATTGGCGGAATGATCTCGATGGAAATGATGAATACGGCAATTGAAAGAACGGTTGATATGTACACGAAAGAATACCACCCGCTTGCGAAGCAGGCAAAAGATATCGCCGCCGGTGCTGTCCTGGTTTTTGCGATTGCTAGTGTCATGATCGGTTTCATAATTTTTCTGCCAAGAATATTCGCATGGTTTAGTTAG
- the ybeY gene encoding rRNA maturation RNase YbeY, with amino-acid sequence MSLEVDFLDEINELTHQELHEIEKLLNYTAEKENVQEGSELSVTFVSNERIQEINREYRDKDRPTDVISFALEEMGEGEMEIVGKDIPRILGDIIISVPKAREQAEEYNHSFMRELGFLAVHGLLHLLGYDHMNEQDEKQMFDRQKEILDGYGLGR; translated from the coding sequence ATGAGTTTAGAAGTTGATTTTTTGGATGAAATAAATGAATTAACACATCAAGAATTGCATGAAATTGAAAAATTGCTGAACTATACGGCAGAGAAGGAGAATGTTCAGGAAGGGAGCGAACTTTCCGTTACATTCGTGTCGAATGAAAGAATTCAGGAAATAAACCGTGAATATCGTGACAAGGATCGCCCGACAGATGTCATTTCTTTCGCACTGGAGGAAATGGGTGAAGGGGAGATGGAAATAGTCGGAAAAGATATACCGCGGATTCTAGGCGACATTATCATTTCCGTTCCAAAGGCAAGGGAACAGGCAGAAGAATATAACCATTCTTTCATGCGTGAACTGGGATTCCTCGCGGTCCACGGTCTCCTGCATTTATTAGGCTATGACCATATGAATGAACAGGATGAAAAACAGATGTTTGACAGACAAAAAGAAATCCTGGATGGGTATGGGCTTGGCCGCTAA